One window from the genome of Borrelia puertoricensis encodes:
- a CDS encoding DUF735 family protein gives MTLLPKGYEHSIYAFIKKLIPIGRVLKIQNHEGKFVREFKG, from the coding sequence ATGACCTTGCTTCCTAAAGGATATGAGCATTCAATTTATGCATTTATCAAAAAACTGATTCCTATTGGAAGGGTACTTAAGATACAAAACCATGAGGGTAAATTCGTCAGAGAATTTAAAGGATAA
- a CDS encoding DUF735 family protein produces the protein MVNIPTFLKDTQVEKIINTELVFINKIIKEIKELIANFEDTHASEHLNSRFIAFWLSDILQIIYSTNQTLDTLAKNIDSVLFALRHIGTHESFIKLFKAFLNVDIVPTTLEPGVINIKLKSHIKTNVIVFIVGSTPKDTPYKKIIFRTKENGQIFKKLGL, from the coding sequence ATGGTAAATATACCTACATTTCTTAAAGACACCCAAGTTGAAAAAATAATAAATACTGAACTGGTGTTTATAAATAAAATCATAAAAGAAATTAAAGAGCTTATTGCTAATTTTGAAGATACTCATGCTAGCGAGCATTTAAATTCAAGATTCATAGCGTTTTGGTTATCTGATATACTACAAATTATTTACTCAACCAACCAAACACTTGACACACTTGCTAAAAATATTGATAGTGTGCTGTTTGCTCTACGTCATATTGGAACACATGAATCATTTATAAAACTATTTAAGGCTTTTCTTAATGTTGATATTGTGCCTACTACCCTAGAACCTGGTGTTATTAATATCAAACTTAAGAGTCATATTAAAACTAATGTTATCGTATTTATTGTAGGTAGTACTCCAAAAGACACCCCATATAAAAAAATTATATTCAGGACTAAAGAGAATGGGCAAATCTTTAAAAAGCTTGGACTATGA
- a CDS encoding DUF276 domain-containing protein (DUF276 is restricted to Borreliella and related spirochetes.) — MYLILDDLMMSEDKSQITNSNLKALIWETLYLTCPVGTVFEGDILIDGINSQNQKIDYKVSIGKRKYAYLKSKYKVNLENHIYLNIDSKIREIYTRIKNNNYTDMGISFEYQDFFAPVNEIKGVHCIDISIAIKDNLEVKITDINTSEFKQNENIQIQANEILDLDFNADRLLIDISS, encoded by the coding sequence ATTTACCTAATATTAGATGACTTGATGATGAGTGAAGATAAGAGTCAAATTACAAACTCTAATCTTAAAGCATTAATTTGGGAGACACTTTATCTTACATGTCCTGTTGGTACAGTTTTTGAAGGCGATATTCTCATAGATGGAATTAATAGCCAAAACCAAAAAATTGATTACAAAGTATCAATTGGCAAACGCAAGTACGCATATCTTAAGAGTAAATACAAAGTCAATCTTGAAAATCACATATATTTGAACATTGACTCTAAAATTAGAGAAATTTATACTCGAATTAAAAATAATAACTACACAGATATGGGAATCAGTTTTGAATATCAAGATTTCTTTGCTCCTGTTAATGAAATTAAAGGTGTTCATTGCATTGACATCTCCATTGCTATAAAAGATAACCTGGAGGTAAAAATTACTGATATTAATACAAGTGAGTTCAAGCAAAATGAGAATATTCAAATTCAAGCAAATGAAATTTTAGATCTAGATTTTAATGCTGATCGCTTGCTAATTGATATCTCTTCATAA
- a CDS encoding DUF276 domain-containing protein (DUF276 is restricted to Borreliella and related spirochetes.), which yields MSILFDPDFGTLKQDIQQIINTKREYLKDMFGITFNNDPTQFSVSLCYCTNKIKKYEMIFKDYLFLNKLHQIDLKNKNIKH from the coding sequence ATGAGTATTCTCTTTGATCCTGACTTTGGAACTTTAAAACAGGATATACAACAAATAATTAATACCAAACGTGAATATTTAAAAGACATGTTTGGAATTACATTTAATAATGACCCCACACAATTTAGTGTATCACTGTGTTACTGCACTAATAAAATAAAAAAATATGAGATGATATTTAAAGATTACCTCTTCTTAAACAAATTGCACCAGATAGATTTAAAAAATAAAAACATAAAACATTAA
- a CDS encoding DUF777 family protein encodes MNLNYEIYRMNSQMKGSALTQEEIKLWTYRNIFISRLGIIKSFNTPLHKKVLFLLSGRQI; translated from the coding sequence ATGAACTTGAATTATGAAATATACAGAATGAATAGCCAAATGAAAGGTTCAGCACTAACACAAGAAGAGATCAAACTATGGACTTACAGAAACATCTTTATCTCTAGGCTAGGAATAATTAAATCTTTCAACACCCCTCTACACAAGAAGGTGTTGTTTTTACTCTCTGGGAGACAGATTTAG
- a CDS encoding DUF777 family protein, with product MNLNYEIYRMNSQMKGSALTQEEIKLWTYRNIFISRLGIIKSFNSSTQEGVVLLSGETDLEIKTRNISNMHFNLSEGESVILLQSSINLFNEDDDNYFDKNYFYILKPINMQNVTIKVNDFAIDIQHPIDIKANNTSLKAVLEEIVSCLYNLRVTGQSVVDPSFYSNLTKITTKINMLLK from the coding sequence ATGAACTTGAATTATGAAATATACAGAATGAATAGCCAAATGAAAGGTTCAGCACTAACACAAGAAGAGATCAAACTATGGACTTACAGAAACATCTTTATCTCTAGGCTAGGAATAATTAAATCTTTTAACTCCTCTACACAAGAAGGTGTTGTTTTACTCTCTGGAGAGACAGATTTAGAGATTAAAACACGAAATATATCAAATATGCACTTTAATCTTAGCGAAGGTGAGAGTGTTATCCTTCTTCAAAGTAGTATTAACCTTTTTAATGAGGATGATGATAATTATTTTGATAAAAACTATTTCTATATTCTAAAGCCTATTAATATGCAAAATGTTACTATCAAAGTTAATGACTTTGCAATTGACATACAACACCCAATAGACATTAAAGCTAATAATACAAGTTTAAAGGCAGTACTAGAAGAGATTGTCTCTTGTCTATACAATTTAAGGGTTACTGGACAATCAGTCGTTGATCCTAGTTTTTACAGTAATCTTACAAAGATTACAACTAAGATAAATATGTTACTTAAATAG